A genomic segment from Pseudorca crassidens isolate mPseCra1 chromosome 4, mPseCra1.hap1, whole genome shotgun sequence encodes:
- the NPY1R gene encoding neuropeptide Y receptor type 1, producing the protein MNSTLFSQVENHSIYYNFSEKNSQFLAFENDDCHLPLAMIFTLALAYGAVIILGVSGNLALIIIILKQKELRNVTNILIVNLSFSDLLVAIMCLPFTFVYTLMDHWVFGEAMCKLNPFVQCVSITVSIFSLVLIAVERHQLIINPRGWRPSNRHAYVGIAVIWVLAVASSLPFLIYQVLTDEPFQNVTLDAFKDKYVCFDKFPSDSHRLSYTTLLLVLQYFGPLCFIFICYFKIYIRLKRRNNMMDKMRDSKYRSSETKRINVMLLSIVVAFAVCWLPLTIFNTVFDWNHQIIATCNHNLLFLLCHLTAMISTCVNPIFYGFLNKNFQRDLQFFFNFCDFRSQDDDYETIAMSTIHTDVSKTSLKQPSPVMLKKIHSDDNEKI; encoded by the exons ATGAATTCAACGTTATTTTCCCAGGTAGAAAATCATTCAATCTATTATAATTTTTCAGAGAAGAATTCCCAGTTTTTGGCTTTCGAAAATGACGATTGTCATCTGCCCTTGGCCATGATATTCACGTTAGCTCTTGCCTATGGAGCTGTGATCATTCTTGGGGTCTCTGGAAACCTGGCCTTGATCATCATCATCTTGAAACAAAAGGAGTTGAGAAATGTCACCAACATCCTGATTGTGAACCTTTCCTTCTCAGACTTGCTTGTTGCTATCATGTGTCTCCCCTTCACGTTTGTCTACACGTTGATGGACCACTGGGTTTTTGGTGAGGCAATGTGCAAGTTGAACCCTTTCGTACAGTGTGTTTCCATCACTGTGTCTATCTTCTCTCTGGTCCTCATTGCCGTGGAACGGCATCAGCTGATCATCAATCCACGGGGCTGGAGACCAAGTAATAGACATGCTTACGTAGGCATTGCTGTCATCTGGGTCCTTGCTGTGGCttcttctctgcccttcctgATCTACCAAGTATTGACGGATGAACCGTTCCAGAATGTGACCCTTGATGCTTTCAAGGACAAGTACGTCTGCTTTGATAAATTCCCATCAGACTCTCACCGGTTGTCTTACACCACTCTTCTCTTGGTGCTGCAGTATTTTGGCCCactctgttttatatttatttgctaCTTCAAG ATATATATAcgcttaaaaagaagaaacaacatgATGGACAAGATGAGAGACAGTAAGTACAGGTCCAGCGAAACCAAAAGAATCAACGTCATGCTGCTGTCCATCGTGGTGGCGTTTGCGGTCTGCTGGCTGCCGCTCACCATCTTCAACACCGTGTTCGACTGGAATCATCAGATCATTGCTACGTGCAACCATAATCTgttattcctgctctgccacctcACAGCCATGATCTCCACCTGTGTCAACCCCATATTTTATGGCTTCCTGAACAAAAACTTCCAGAGAGACCTGCAGTTCTTCTTTAACTTTTGTGATTTCCGGTCTCAGGATGACGACTACGAGACCATCGCCATGTCCACCATTCACACGGATGTTTCTAAGACGTCTCTGAAGCAACCAAGCCCAGTCATGCTTAAAAAGATCCACAGTGATGATAATGAAAAAATCTGA